From the genome of Haloterrigena sp. KLK7, one region includes:
- a CDS encoding MBL fold metallo-hydrolase gives MATETGAVHEVTAGDCTDCYYLDTGMYDTPEYGAVYIVDDERPAVVETGLGTNHELILEALAELDIDREELAAVAVTHIHLDHAGGAGYLAEACPNADVYVPSPGAGLLVDPTRLVEGTKAAVGDQWEYYVEPEPIPEERIVEIEDGDTVDLGAHELRVHEAPGHAFHQVVFEDPANDAVFTGDAAGIWVPETEEIRETSPPSDFHLEQCLEDVETLKSIDPDVLLYTHFGPREVGDDAAAALEAYATVLEEWVETVAEIRAELGDDAAVIDHFADSEAMADVWGERKAGAEAAMNARGVLGYLDERD, from the coding sequence ATGGCCACGGAGACCGGTGCGGTTCACGAGGTGACGGCCGGCGACTGCACGGACTGTTACTATCTCGACACGGGAATGTACGATACCCCGGAGTACGGCGCCGTCTACATCGTCGACGACGAGCGGCCCGCCGTCGTCGAGACCGGGCTCGGAACGAACCACGAACTGATCCTCGAGGCGCTCGCCGAACTCGACATCGACCGCGAGGAGCTCGCGGCCGTCGCGGTCACGCACATCCACCTCGATCACGCCGGCGGCGCGGGCTACCTCGCCGAGGCGTGTCCGAACGCGGACGTCTACGTCCCGTCGCCGGGCGCGGGACTGCTCGTCGATCCGACGCGGCTGGTCGAGGGGACGAAAGCCGCCGTCGGCGACCAGTGGGAGTACTACGTCGAACCGGAACCGATCCCGGAAGAGCGCATCGTCGAGATCGAAGACGGCGACACCGTCGATCTCGGCGCTCACGAACTGCGCGTCCACGAGGCGCCGGGCCACGCCTTCCACCAGGTCGTCTTCGAGGACCCCGCGAACGACGCCGTCTTCACGGGCGACGCCGCGGGCATCTGGGTCCCCGAGACCGAGGAGATCCGCGAGACCTCGCCGCCGTCCGACTTCCACCTAGAGCAGTGCCTCGAGGACGTCGAGACCCTCAAATCGATCGATCCGGACGTCCTGCTCTACACGCACTTCGGGCCCCGCGAGGTCGGCGACGACGCCGCGGCGGCGCTCGAGGCGTACGCGACCGTCCTCGAGGAGTGGGTCGAGACCGTCGCGGAAATACGCGCGGAACTCGGGGACGACGCGGCCGTGATCGACCACTTCGCCGACTCCGAGGCGATGGCCGACGTCTGGGGGGAGCGCAAGGCCGGCGCCGAGGCCGCGATGAACGCGCGGGGCGTCCTCGGCTACCTCGACGAGCGCGACTGA
- a CDS encoding HAMP domain-containing sensor histidine kinase — MATADAVTVRDRIVGEESMSGAPRRRRTERTTRLHPWTVCAFGLLSAGFFVAWCLRFRSLLTATAVVIGFCTVAVPALALVWAGVRLDRSDIGGDRYERIVRWSSGGAIVFLAVNALVMAFFPWYSFAGNVAWAHFSLNVGAAGGFLVGYLEARAIQREVVATAAVVRAEQLEEDRELLAYLSDLLRHEVLNSTQIIGGHATLLLEDADDSTRASLETIDRESEELTAVIDDIRAMLNATRTSTGRAVVALDDVLSDEVTELERQFDDVEIEVELEATVPDDVRVVGNEGIRWIFANVLENAVEHNDSEPARVEVAVAATDETVTVRIADNGPGIPTPVRETLFERRSDNHGLGLYLVRILATRYGGRVDLAETGPEGSVFTVTLPRADAERAAEAADRRRRRTGSNPPAAAVESRLTAAAGTAPAAGGKRERKPAAETGSNNRTAGETNSSDRDPADTDPNDRDDIESEPTDSTTKPP; from the coding sequence TTGGCTACCGCAGATGCCGTCACCGTCCGCGACAGGATCGTCGGTGAGGAGAGCATGAGCGGTGCGCCGAGACGCCGACGGACGGAACGGACGACGCGGCTACACCCGTGGACGGTCTGCGCGTTCGGTCTCCTGTCGGCCGGGTTTTTCGTCGCGTGGTGTCTCCGATTCCGATCACTGCTCACCGCGACGGCCGTCGTCATCGGTTTCTGTACGGTCGCCGTCCCCGCGCTCGCGCTCGTCTGGGCCGGCGTTCGGCTCGACCGGAGCGATATCGGCGGCGACCGATACGAACGGATCGTCCGGTGGAGTTCCGGCGGCGCGATCGTCTTTCTGGCGGTCAACGCCCTCGTGATGGCCTTCTTTCCCTGGTACAGCTTCGCCGGCAACGTCGCCTGGGCGCACTTCTCGCTGAACGTCGGTGCCGCGGGCGGGTTTCTCGTCGGCTACCTCGAAGCGCGGGCGATCCAGCGCGAGGTCGTGGCGACGGCCGCGGTCGTCCGCGCCGAGCAACTCGAGGAGGACCGCGAACTCCTCGCGTATCTCAGCGATCTACTGCGCCACGAGGTCCTCAACAGCACCCAGATCATCGGCGGCCACGCGACGTTGCTCCTCGAGGACGCCGACGACTCGACGCGGGCGTCCCTCGAGACGATCGACCGCGAGAGCGAGGAACTGACCGCGGTGATCGACGATATCCGCGCGATGTTGAACGCGACGCGGACGTCGACGGGCCGGGCCGTCGTCGCGCTCGACGACGTCCTGTCCGACGAGGTGACGGAACTGGAACGGCAGTTCGACGACGTCGAGATCGAGGTCGAACTCGAGGCGACGGTTCCGGACGACGTCCGCGTCGTGGGCAACGAGGGAATCAGGTGGATCTTCGCGAACGTCCTCGAGAACGCCGTCGAACACAACGACAGCGAACCGGCCCGCGTCGAGGTGGCGGTCGCTGCGACGGACGAAACCGTGACCGTCCGCATCGCGGACAACGGGCCCGGAATTCCGACGCCCGTCCGAGAGACGCTGTTCGAACGGCGATCCGATAACCACGGACTGGGGCTGTACCTCGTCCGGATTCTGGCGACGCGATACGGCGGGCGCGTCGATCTCGCGGAGACCGGGCCCGAGGGGAGCGTCTTCACCGTGACGCTGCCACGGGCCGACGCCGAGCGAGCGGCCGAGGCCGCAGATCGGAGGCGGCGTCGGACCGGTTCGAACCCGCCGGCGGCGGCCGTCGAATCGCGGTTGACAGCCGCCGCTGGAACGGCGCCCGCCGCTGGCGGGAAGCGAGAACGGAAGCCAGCGGCGGAGACGGGCTCGAATAATCGGACAGCGGGAGAGACGAACTCGAGCGATCGGGACCCGGCCGACACGGATCCGAACGACCGGGATGATATCGAATCGGAACCGACGGATTCTACGACGAAACCGCCCTGA